The Oryza glaberrima chromosome 9, OglaRS2, whole genome shotgun sequence genome includes a window with the following:
- the LOC127784957 gene encoding SKP1-like protein 5 — MAAANEGADAGDSKILLISSNGQHFQVTEAEASMSKLVSNMIEDDCTENGVPLPNVASNVLAKVLEYCKKHAAAATAEDVAVKDQELKSFDASFIDVDNTMLFGLILAANYLNVPSLLDLACQHTADLIKGKTVQEIRDTFGIVNDFTPEEEEEIRKESEWAFEN; from the coding sequence ATGGCGGCAGCAAACGAGggagccgacgccggcgacagCAAGATCCTTCTGATCAGCTCGAACGGGCAGCACTTCCAggtgacggaggcggaggcgagcatGTCGAAGCTAGTGAGCAACATGATCGAGGACGACTGCACGGAGAACGGCGTCCCTCTCCCTAACGTCGCCTCCAACGTCCTCGCCAAGGTGCTCGAGTACTGCAAGaaacacgccgccgccgccacggccgagGATGTCGCCGTGAAGGATCAGGAGCTGAAGAGCTTCGATGCCAGCTTCATCGATGTCGACAACACGATGCTGTTCGGCCTGATCTTGGCCGCCAACTACTTGAACGTGCCGTCTCTACTTGATCTTGCGTGCCAACACACGGCTGACTTGATCAAGGGCAAGACGGTACAGGAGATCAGGGACACGTTCGGGATCGTCAACGATTTCAcaccagaggaggaggaggagatccgtAAGGAGAGCGAATGGGCCTTCGAGAACTAG